A genomic window from Halorubrum trapanicum includes:
- a CDS encoding HalX domain-containing protein has product MSDPSILVVEDEPDIAALYAGFLEERYAVDVAETAAEAIDRVDAAVDVVLLDRRLPDGSGDDVLDHIRGEGYDCRVAMVTAVEPDFDIIDMGFDLYLTKPVSRTKLLAAIDTLLTRSEYDDLVQEAAALASKRAVLSSQKPAAQREGNDAYADLVDRLEELDADIDDLGESLSTDDYRAMFRDLGEA; this is encoded by the coding sequence GTGAGCGACCCGTCGATACTCGTCGTGGAGGACGAGCCAGACATCGCGGCGCTGTACGCCGGCTTCTTAGAGGAGCGGTACGCGGTCGACGTCGCCGAGACCGCGGCCGAGGCGATCGACCGGGTCGACGCCGCCGTCGACGTGGTGCTCCTCGACCGCCGACTCCCCGACGGGAGCGGCGACGACGTCTTAGACCACATCCGCGGGGAAGGGTACGACTGCCGCGTGGCGATGGTCACCGCGGTCGAGCCCGACTTCGACATCATCGACATGGGGTTCGATCTGTACCTCACCAAGCCGGTGAGCCGCACGAAGCTGCTCGCGGCCATCGACACGCTCCTGACGCGCAGCGAGTACGACGACCTCGTCCAGGAGGCCGCCGCGCTCGCCAGCAAGCGCGCCGTGTTGAGCTCGCAGAAACCGGCCGCGCAGCGCGAGGGGAACGACGCGTACGCCGACCTCGTCGATCGGCTGGAGGAGCTGGACGCCGACATCGACGACCTCGGCGAGTCGCTGTCGACCGACGACTACCGCGCGATGTTCCGCGACCTCGGCGAAGCCTGA
- a CDS encoding ATPase domain-containing protein produces the protein MSELVSTGVEGLDSILTGGITERSTVLVSGNPGTGKSIFGIQYLHHGVSEHDERGVYVSFEEDEADIRGAAESVGFEGFDEMVDDGDIVILDKREMLRETDFSTAVDRLLDTVEDGGFDRLVLDSLSMFQLFFDAEQEKRTYLLKFSDILKANGLTSLLINEQGAVFPDTEVGLENFLTDGNIYFIQTPTDSGVNRYVWVAKMRKQDIDTDIFPMEIGQGGITVHERAGGFSMMGGSDDQPSF, from the coding sequence ATGTCAGAACTCGTCTCCACCGGGGTCGAGGGGCTCGACTCCATTCTCACCGGCGGCATCACCGAGCGGTCGACGGTCCTCGTCTCCGGGAACCCGGGCACCGGCAAGAGCATCTTCGGGATCCAGTACCTCCATCACGGCGTCTCAGAACACGACGAGCGCGGCGTCTACGTCTCCTTCGAGGAGGACGAGGCCGACATCCGCGGCGCGGCCGAGTCCGTCGGCTTCGAGGGGTTCGACGAGATGGTCGACGACGGCGACATCGTGATCCTCGACAAACGCGAGATGCTGCGGGAGACCGACTTCTCGACCGCGGTCGACCGCCTGCTCGACACCGTCGAGGACGGCGGGTTCGACCGGCTCGTGCTCGACTCGCTGTCGATGTTCCAGCTCTTCTTCGACGCCGAACAGGAGAAGCGCACGTACCTGCTGAAGTTCTCGGACATCCTCAAGGCGAACGGGCTCACCTCCCTGCTCATCAACGAGCAGGGCGCCGTCTTCCCCGACACCGAGGTCGGCTTAGAGAACTTCCTCACGGACGGGAACATCTACTTCATCCAGACGCCGACCGACTCCGGCGTCAACCGCTACGTCTGGGTGGCGAAGATGCGGAAACAGGACATCGACACCGACATCTTCCCGATGGAGATCGGCCAGGGCGGGATCACGGTCCACGAGCGCGCGGGCGGCTTCTCGATGATGGGCGGCTCCGACGACCAGCCGTCGTTCTGA
- a CDS encoding helix-turn-helix domain-containing protein has product MVGDDLITVLGNKYNTDILTATGEAKSAQDLSDQLDVPIATCYRRINELEEADLLELHDRPLSDEHRRVKVYRRKVDGVEVDFRDGLTVEVEERSAVKNRLDDVWRDLSSRE; this is encoded by the coding sequence ATGGTGGGGGACGATCTGATCACCGTACTCGGTAACAAATACAACACGGACATCCTGACGGCGACGGGCGAGGCGAAGTCGGCGCAGGACCTCAGCGACCAGCTGGACGTCCCGATCGCGACGTGTTACCGACGGATCAACGAGCTGGAGGAGGCGGACCTCCTGGAGCTACACGACCGGCCGCTCTCGGACGAACACCGGCGCGTGAAGGTGTACCGCCGGAAGGTCGACGGGGTCGAGGTCGACTTCCGCGACGGGCTCACCGTCGAGGTGGAGGAGCGGTCGGCGGTGAAGAACCGGCTCGACGACGTCTGGCGCGACCTCTCCTCGCGGGAGTAA
- a CDS encoding archaellin/type IV pilin N-terminal domain-containing protein, protein MFEAITDEEQRGQVGIGTLIVFIAMVLVAAIAAGVLINTAGFLQTQAEATGEESTSQVSDRLQVVSQSGNVTDVNGSQGVDEIDFVVAKAPGAGAIDLNQVSLEMIGANGQVAFQLDELSSSVDIFTDPENTDVVLTDSSDRAEINVDLDNSTVVDYGNMGSGEQLSVTFTTASGATTTTEIRVPTTLTKDQTSVRL, encoded by the coding sequence ATGTTCGAAGCAATCACGGACGAGGAACAACGCGGTCAAGTGGGGATCGGGACCCTCATCGTGTTCATCGCGATGGTGCTGGTGGCGGCGATCGCCGCCGGCGTTCTGATCAACACGGCCGGATTCCTCCAGACGCAGGCGGAAGCAACGGGCGAAGAAAGTACAAGTCAGGTCTCCGACCGGCTCCAGGTCGTGAGCCAGTCGGGTAACGTCACCGATGTTAATGGTAGCCAGGGAGTCGACGAGATTGACTTCGTCGTTGCGAAGGCGCCCGGTGCTGGAGCTATCGATCTAAACCAGGTGAGCCTGGAGATGATTGGGGCAAACGGTCAAGTGGCGTTCCAACTTGACGAGCTCAGTTCCAGCGTGGACATTTTCACCGATCCTGAGAATACGGACGTCGTCTTGACAGACAGCAGCGACCGGGCCGAGATCAACGTTGATCTTGACAATAGTACGGTCGTGGACTACGGCAACATGGGCTCGGGCGAGCAACTCTCCGTGACGTTCACCACGGCGTCTGGCGCAACGACGACGACCGAGATTCGTGTGCCGACGACGCTTACGAAAGACCAGACTTCGGTGAGGCTGTAA
- a CDS encoding archaellin/type IV pilin N-terminal domain-containing protein, whose translation MFEFINNNDDRGQVGIGTLIVFIAMVLVAAIAAGVLINTAGFLQSQAEATGQESTDLVSERIDVTSTVGIVKNNTDPQELSEIRVGVAGAAGSNQIDLSSATIQAVGPNGQANLIFTDSQVLGSNNGNLTGANVSDIPAGTFAVQDSNGEFVEESSAVLNDEDRFTIVFNPAIEPFGDGSNNFGQGEQSSLDIVSPSGATTSVDIRAPDLFNEGGEAVRL comes from the coding sequence ATGTTTGAGTTCATCAATAACAACGACGACCGCGGTCAGGTTGGTATCGGCACGCTCATCGTGTTCATCGCGATGGTGCTGGTGGCGGCGATCGCCGCCGGCGTCCTGATCAACACGGCCGGGTTCCTCCAGTCACAGGCGGAAGCGACCGGACAGGAGAGTACGGATCTCGTCTCAGAGCGTATTGACGTGACGAGCACAGTTGGTATCGTCAAAAACAATACTGACCCGCAGGAACTTTCCGAGATCCGCGTCGGTGTCGCTGGAGCTGCTGGGTCTAACCAAATCGATCTGAGTTCGGCAACGATACAGGCAGTCGGGCCGAACGGCCAGGCGAACTTGATCTTCACCGACAGTCAGGTCCTCGGTTCGAACAACGGCAACCTCACTGGTGCTAACGTCTCAGACATCCCCGCAGGGACGTTCGCGGTTCAAGACTCTAACGGCGAGTTCGTCGAGGAAAGTTCCGCAGTTCTGAATGACGAGGACCGCTTCACGATCGTGTTCAATCCCGCTATCGAACCATTCGGTGACGGTAGCAACAACTTCGGTCAAGGAGAACAGTCATCGCTTGACATCGTCTCACCCTCCGGTGCGACGACCAGTGTTGATATCCGCGCACCCGACCTGTTCAACGAGGGTGGCGAAGCGGTCCGGCTCTAA
- a CDS encoding zinc ribbon domain-containing protein, giving the protein MPSCPRCDAPVDDDARYCAQCGAPQTEDAAEELDEYVQRQAEQVAGGGGGGSDGGGSGGNDAFPSKEDLTDREQLWRRGSYVVGYGTVVVALTRVPAPESWPLILGGIAILPPIRRLTAEPLGSPLKREVMAGIYAVFALIGIALFVLLG; this is encoded by the coding sequence ATGCCATCGTGTCCCCGCTGTGACGCTCCGGTCGACGACGACGCGCGGTACTGCGCGCAGTGCGGCGCCCCGCAGACGGAGGACGCGGCCGAGGAGCTCGACGAGTACGTTCAGCGACAGGCGGAACAGGTCGCGGGGGGCGGCGGTGGCGGATCCGACGGCGGCGGCTCGGGCGGGAATGACGCGTTCCCGTCGAAGGAGGACCTGACCGACCGCGAGCAGCTCTGGCGCCGGGGGTCGTACGTCGTCGGGTACGGCACGGTCGTCGTCGCGCTCACGCGGGTCCCGGCGCCGGAGTCGTGGCCGCTGATCCTCGGCGGGATCGCGATTCTTCCGCCAATCCGGCGGCTCACCGCGGAGCCGCTCGGGAGCCCGCTGAAACGCGAGGTGATGGCGGGAATCTACGCGGTGTTCGCGCTGATCGGGATCGCGCTGTTCGTGTTGTTGGGGTAA
- a CDS encoding BGTF surface domain-containing protein: MTMDHDHATDTRSTDSTATDSDRTVDSGPDRRFRPDEIGPSAFQTSVIALVVLVALAGVVATAPAAAGLAPGSSAPAVEAGPTAPVAVEAPGSTGPADRPEIDGGFSRSTYTGVAGDPVRIRYTADNPGEDEYLLIGGNRLTDTGQPVGFVDVLKITGSSETTINTRTLGTDASNVESCGLEDTSCDLEFVDENGDPVAENLSALPSATGAGGLARPLVPQRYRLAITNGTFVVEDSGVVTPTASADQADLLLEKPKFREEVEVFTTADRDALGEDVDAESLDVLRENGLDRSVVTKGNRIVLGFESTGIWGALSHFAAERDAGPIEAGGAVDHRVLADLLEKESGVSLRVRQTNPGMNEPPATLDLSRADAEDVSLIFADATELATPDAPGRFYLVIDTSDGDHFTEEPEPGDEFAVEFALEGTEGERYAFADGGEPPGAFNASSAFDGGSEQFPYWTAGDSTVRAEASFTVRERYLRYDHVTDDGDLLVEIEDGRLTGTTSLLPRREMTATFVNDAGDAPFRTESPLEIGDGNFTIAVDLEEVSPGTRLNYELYEGSTLRDSRTVIVVGDADNPDELVIDDAPENVTVTEGGNLSALRVVARNAGGLTGEGELTLTVDNGSAVGSWGVRLEPGKSRTYAFGSVTVDLDPGTYPFTLRLDGDTHGGTLVVEQDPATTTIDDEGDGSTENGTDTGDGGADDGTDVDGSGDDGDSEPNSTAPNGSDSGADSNDTETDGDGGPGATSDGDAPAEQETDSVGMLPLPFGTREAFGGTVLVGAIHLLGHWV; encoded by the coding sequence ATGACGATGGACCACGATCACGCGACCGACACGCGCTCGACGGACTCGACGGCGACCGACAGCGACCGGACGGTCGACTCCGGACCCGACCGGCGGTTCCGTCCCGACGAGATCGGCCCATCGGCGTTTCAGACGAGCGTGATCGCCCTCGTCGTCCTCGTCGCGCTCGCCGGCGTCGTCGCGACCGCTCCGGCCGCGGCGGGCCTCGCGCCCGGGTCGTCCGCGCCGGCCGTCGAGGCTGGACCGACGGCGCCCGTCGCGGTCGAGGCTCCCGGGTCGACCGGTCCGGCGGACCGTCCGGAGATCGACGGTGGGTTCTCCCGCTCGACGTACACCGGGGTCGCCGGGGATCCGGTCAGGATCAGGTACACGGCCGACAACCCTGGCGAAGACGAGTACCTGCTGATCGGCGGGAACCGGCTCACCGACACGGGACAGCCGGTCGGCTTCGTCGACGTGCTCAAAATCACGGGATCGAGTGAAACCACGATCAACACCCGGACGCTCGGCACCGACGCGAGCAACGTCGAGAGCTGTGGTCTCGAAGACACGTCGTGTGACCTGGAGTTCGTCGACGAGAACGGAGACCCGGTCGCCGAGAACCTCAGCGCGCTCCCGAGCGCGACCGGCGCAGGGGGGCTCGCTCGTCCGCTCGTCCCGCAGCGGTACCGGCTCGCGATCACCAACGGGACGTTCGTCGTGGAGGACTCAGGCGTGGTGACGCCGACCGCGAGCGCGGATCAGGCCGACCTCCTCTTGGAGAAGCCGAAGTTCCGCGAGGAGGTCGAGGTGTTCACCACCGCCGACCGGGACGCGCTCGGCGAGGACGTCGACGCCGAGTCGCTCGACGTGCTCCGGGAGAACGGGCTCGACCGGTCCGTCGTGACGAAGGGGAACAGGATCGTCCTCGGGTTCGAGTCGACGGGCATCTGGGGGGCGCTGTCGCACTTCGCGGCGGAACGCGACGCGGGACCGATCGAGGCCGGCGGGGCGGTCGACCACCGAGTGTTGGCCGACCTCTTGGAGAAGGAATCGGGCGTGTCGCTCCGCGTCCGACAGACGAATCCGGGGATGAACGAACCGCCCGCGACGCTCGACCTCTCGCGCGCCGACGCCGAGGACGTCTCGCTCATCTTCGCGGATGCGACCGAACTGGCGACCCCGGACGCGCCGGGCCGCTTCTACCTCGTGATCGACACGAGCGACGGCGACCACTTCACCGAGGAGCCCGAACCGGGCGACGAGTTCGCCGTCGAGTTCGCGCTGGAGGGCACCGAGGGCGAGCGGTACGCGTTCGCCGACGGCGGTGAGCCGCCGGGCGCGTTCAACGCCAGTTCGGCTTTCGACGGCGGTTCGGAGCAGTTCCCCTACTGGACGGCCGGCGACAGCACGGTCCGCGCCGAGGCGTCGTTCACCGTCCGGGAGCGGTACCTTCGGTACGACCACGTCACCGACGACGGCGACCTCCTCGTCGAGATTGAGGACGGACGGCTCACGGGAACGACGTCGCTGCTACCGCGGCGGGAGATGACCGCGACGTTCGTGAACGACGCCGGCGACGCCCCGTTCCGAACGGAGTCACCGCTCGAAATCGGGGACGGGAACTTCACGATCGCTGTCGACCTCGAGGAGGTATCACCCGGGACGCGGCTGAACTACGAGCTGTACGAGGGATCCACCCTCCGCGACAGCCGGACTGTCATCGTCGTCGGCGACGCCGACAACCCGGACGAACTGGTGATCGACGACGCCCCCGAGAACGTCACCGTCACCGAGGGCGGGAACCTCTCCGCGCTCCGGGTCGTCGCGCGCAACGCGGGCGGCCTCACCGGCGAGGGTGAACTCACCCTCACCGTCGACAACGGCAGCGCGGTGGGGTCGTGGGGAGTCCGGCTCGAACCGGGCAAGTCCCGAACGTACGCGTTCGGCTCCGTGACGGTCGACCTCGACCCGGGAACCTACCCGTTCACCCTCCGGCTCGACGGCGACACTCACGGCGGGACGCTCGTGGTCGAACAAGACCCGGCGACGACGACGATCGACGACGAGGGCGACGGGAGTACCGAAAACGGCACCGACACCGGCGACGGCGGCGCGGACGACGGCACCGACGTCGACGGGAGCGGCGACGACGGCGACTCGGAACCGAACTCGACCGCCCCGAACGGGTCGGACTCCGGCGCCGACTCGAACGACACCGAAACCGACGGCGACGGGGGCCCCGGCGCGACGAGCGACGGCGACGCGCCCGCCGAGCAGGAGACTGACTCCGTCGGCATGCTTCCGCTGCCGTTCGGGACGCGCGAGGCGTTCGGCGGCACCGTGCTCGTCGGCGCGATCCACCTCCTCGGCCACTGGGTCTGA
- the cheY gene encoding chemotaxis protein CheY produces the protein MATRVLIADDSEFMRNLLREILEGEFEIVGEAENGVEAVNMYEEHGPDLVMMDIVMPIRDGIEATTEILEENPDATVIMCTSVGQEEKMKAAIKAGAEGYITKPFQKPNVLDAIGSAV, from the coding sequence ATGGCTACGCGGGTACTCATCGCCGACGACTCGGAGTTCATGCGGAACCTCCTCCGGGAGATCCTCGAAGGCGAGTTCGAGATCGTCGGAGAGGCGGAAAACGGTGTGGAGGCGGTGAACATGTACGAGGAGCACGGGCCGGACCTCGTGATGATGGACATCGTGATGCCGATCCGCGACGGGATCGAGGCGACGACGGAGATCCTCGAAGAGAACCCCGACGCGACCGTGATCATGTGTACCAGCGTCGGGCAGGAGGAGAAGATGAAGGCCGCTATCAAGGCGGGCGCGGAGGGGTACATCACGAAGCCGTTCCAGAAGCCGAACGTGCTCGACGCCATCGGCTCGGCGGTATAA
- a CDS encoding chemotaxis protein CheC, whose amino-acid sequence MRVDVRALGACNRLAERGAKQAAGALSDLTGTDLAVEVTGASVASGEDLAESFAGRESIGVSVGLRGGLDGEAVLAFDAANVDALLSLLPGGQSMERSAVTEVGNIALGGFLDGWANYLGKAIDMSPPRYFEADGAAVLPDGALAGDGVFLFESRLDATTTDLDFSIYMLPDSGPFRDLIVGKTAPAATAGGEADGGTASTAVPYESLSTFSSLAKKGSANAADNIAMMTGLETSVDVSRLRFVPLADVPAEVGTEPHAGTVFELQGEPSGYLAILFEESSAAAVADAMLPMDPDEPLGDMAQNALCELGNVMTSGFIDGWANVLGTSITHSPPEFVHDIGASTISPLVAKLSERQDYGFVIDTAIQTEGIQARCDVYALPDERELARALDRLSEP is encoded by the coding sequence ATGCGCGTCGACGTCCGCGCGCTCGGCGCCTGCAACCGCCTCGCGGAGCGGGGGGCGAAACAGGCCGCGGGCGCGCTCTCGGACCTCACCGGGACCGACCTCGCGGTCGAGGTGACGGGCGCGAGCGTCGCCAGCGGCGAGGACCTCGCGGAGTCGTTCGCGGGCCGGGAGTCGATCGGCGTGAGCGTCGGGCTCCGCGGCGGGCTGGACGGCGAGGCGGTCCTCGCGTTCGACGCCGCCAACGTCGACGCCCTGCTCTCGCTGCTCCCCGGGGGGCAGTCGATGGAGCGCAGCGCGGTGACGGAGGTCGGCAACATCGCGCTCGGCGGCTTCCTCGACGGCTGGGCGAACTACCTCGGAAAGGCGATCGACATGTCGCCGCCGCGGTACTTCGAGGCCGACGGCGCGGCGGTGTTGCCGGACGGCGCGCTCGCCGGCGACGGCGTCTTCCTCTTCGAGAGCCGGCTGGACGCGACGACGACGGACCTCGATTTCTCGATCTACATGCTCCCCGACTCCGGGCCGTTCCGCGACCTCATCGTCGGGAAGACGGCGCCCGCGGCGACCGCCGGCGGCGAGGCGGACGGCGGGACGGCGAGCACGGCGGTGCCGTACGAGTCGCTGTCGACGTTCTCGTCGCTGGCGAAGAAGGGGTCGGCGAACGCCGCCGACAACATCGCGATGATGACCGGGTTAGAGACCAGCGTCGACGTGAGCCGGCTCCGGTTCGTCCCGCTCGCGGACGTGCCCGCGGAGGTCGGCACCGAGCCGCACGCGGGCACGGTGTTCGAGCTTCAGGGAGAGCCCAGCGGCTACCTCGCGATCCTCTTCGAGGAGTCCTCGGCGGCGGCCGTCGCCGACGCGATGCTTCCGATGGACCCCGACGAGCCCCTCGGCGACATGGCACAGAACGCGCTCTGCGAGCTCGGCAACGTGATGACGAGCGGGTTCATCGACGGGTGGGCGAACGTCCTCGGCACGTCGATCACCCACTCGCCGCCGGAGTTCGTCCACGACATCGGCGCCTCGACGATCAGCCCGCTGGTCGCGAAGCTGAGCGAGCGGCAGGACTACGGGTTCGTGATCGACACCGCGATCCAGACGGAGGGGATCCAGGCGCGGTGCGACGTGTACGCGCTCCCCGACGAGCGCGAACTGGCTCGGGCGCTCGACCGGCTTTCGGAGCCGTGA
- a CDS encoding chemotaxis protein CheD has product MTRSLSDDRPDEPADRTESGGDAVADAEPAAVTGGAAADDPGRIKVGVGELAVTDGDALLTTSGLGSCVAVALVDERAGVRGLLHAMLPAGEGRTTAVSRPAKYVDTGIDSLIGALDDAGADPRRLEARVAGGAEMLDLTDAVGPRNVERVGEVLDAAGVPVVASDVGDAVGRTVRFGPDGRLVVRAADGFERAI; this is encoded by the coding sequence GTGACCCGCTCGCTCTCCGACGATCGGCCGGACGAGCCGGCGGACCGAACGGAGAGCGGTGGGGACGCGGTCGCCGACGCGGAGCCCGCGGCCGTCACCGGCGGCGCGGCGGCCGACGACCCCGGCCGGATCAAGGTCGGCGTGGGCGAGCTCGCGGTCACCGACGGCGACGCCCTGCTGACCACGAGCGGGCTCGGCTCCTGCGTCGCGGTCGCGCTCGTCGACGAGCGGGCGGGCGTCCGCGGCCTCCTCCACGCCATGTTGCCCGCGGGCGAGGGCCGCACGACGGCCGTCTCGCGGCCCGCGAAGTACGTCGACACCGGGATCGACTCGCTGATCGGGGCGCTCGACGACGCCGGCGCCGACCCCCGTCGCTTGGAGGCGCGCGTCGCCGGCGGCGCCGAGATGCTGGACCTCACCGACGCGGTCGGCCCGCGGAACGTCGAGCGCGTCGGCGAGGTGCTCGACGCCGCGGGCGTCCCCGTCGTCGCCAGCGACGTCGGCGACGCGGTGGGGCGGACCGTCCGGTTCGGTCCGGACGGTCGGCTCGTCGTCCGGGCGGCGGACGGCTTCGAACGAGCGATCTGA
- a CDS encoding FlaD/FlaE family flagellar protein: MGLELPVWGAPTAAWAVATLGLVGASVLDRFLDDDGSDDDGSGGMDGDDDPFGGDMGGGDMGGGGMGGGMGGGGGGGDGFDDFDGMDEWDDEFDDGGGGGGGGAATDELENRLDELENEVASLSSTVSTVRSENEEISNAVDDIEEDVRNLLDIYEMVTRGINPFVDDGGGFDSVEGGGEGSFGIFDDDDGGEEEDLDEDVANADADGFFDDDLLDEEAEDDEFDDLDEDDGGDEFDDLDGDDGFDDLDGDDGFDDLDDEFDELDDDSTDDAASETEAADDGDDMNDDGKSFSELKEEYDSGEADWAEEGDDAADEDPFEDGDDSFADPGDETDSFDDDGGLGDDDLAGAEDDGVDFDEPADPEPAGGAADPEPAGGADPEPAPDRRPGGDPAEASGGFEYVGEDDLSGSGGRGKPYLTELPGDYVGDLLVMEWLEFLVSESDVTDAVRAINYYERIEWIGPDAAARLRDFLSGFGTIDRNLVDRPGTDRLVREHHTRSLRYVTQLNGTSSHTVLLDRWDDLAGGSLVGGGPVNGRRGGRVDSGRNGRNDRNDRSASKRNGHDESGRRDAPDERERRTNGADRDPAERDDAAREAEADRRDGHRDDRRDRNGSARPMNDPNPRSDRADPADGGWGDGR, encoded by the coding sequence ATGGGCCTCGAACTACCGGTGTGGGGAGCTCCAACCGCCGCCTGGGCAGTCGCCACGCTGGGGCTCGTCGGTGCGAGCGTCCTCGACAGGTTCCTCGACGACGACGGATCCGACGACGACGGTTCCGGAGGTATGGACGGCGACGACGATCCCTTCGGCGGCGACATGGGCGGCGGCGACATGGGCGGCGGAGGGATGGGTGGCGGCATGGGCGGTGGCGGCGGTGGCGGCGACGGCTTCGACGACTTCGACGGCATGGACGAGTGGGACGACGAGTTCGACGACGGCGGCGGTGGCGGCGGCGGCGGCGCGGCCACCGACGAGCTGGAGAACCGGCTCGACGAGCTCGAAAACGAGGTCGCGTCGCTCTCCTCGACCGTCTCGACGGTCCGCTCGGAGAACGAGGAGATCTCGAACGCCGTCGACGACATCGAGGAGGACGTCCGCAACCTGCTCGACATCTACGAGATGGTCACCCGCGGCATCAACCCGTTCGTCGACGACGGCGGCGGCTTCGACAGCGTCGAGGGGGGCGGCGAGGGCTCGTTCGGCATCTTCGACGACGACGACGGCGGCGAGGAGGAGGACCTCGACGAGGACGTCGCGAACGCCGACGCGGACGGGTTCTTCGACGACGACCTCCTCGACGAGGAGGCGGAAGACGACGAGTTCGACGACCTCGACGAGGACGACGGCGGCGACGAGTTCGACGACCTCGACGGCGACGACGGGTTCGACGACCTCGACGGCGACGACGGGTTCGACGACCTCGACGACGAGTTCGACGAACTGGACGACGACAGCACGGATGACGCCGCGTCCGAGACCGAAGCGGCGGACGACGGAGACGACATGAACGACGATGGAAAGAGTTTCAGCGAACTGAAAGAAGAGTACGACTCCGGGGAGGCCGACTGGGCCGAGGAGGGCGACGACGCCGCGGACGAGGACCCGTTCGAGGACGGGGACGACTCGTTCGCCGACCCCGGCGACGAAACCGACTCGTTCGACGACGACGGCGGCCTCGGGGACGACGACCTCGCCGGCGCCGAGGACGACGGCGTCGACTTCGACGAACCGGCGGACCCGGAGCCGGCGGGCGGCGCGGCCGACCCGGAGCCGGCCGGCGGCGCCGATCCGGAGCCGGCGCCCGACCGCCGGCCCGGCGGCGACCCTGCGGAGGCCTCCGGCGGCTTCGAGTACGTCGGCGAGGACGACCTCTCGGGGAGCGGCGGCCGCGGTAAGCCGTACCTCACCGAGCTCCCCGGCGACTACGTCGGCGACCTCCTCGTGATGGAGTGGCTGGAGTTCCTCGTCTCCGAGAGCGACGTCACCGACGCGGTGCGCGCGATCAACTACTACGAGCGGATCGAGTGGATCGGGCCCGACGCCGCCGCGCGGCTCCGGGACTTCCTCTCCGGGTTCGGCACGATCGACCGCAACCTCGTCGACCGGCCGGGCACCGACCGGCTCGTCCGCGAACACCACACCCGCAGCCTCCGGTACGTGACCCAGCTCAACGGCACCAGCAGCCACACGGTCCTGTTGGACCGCTGGGACGACCTCGCCGGCGGCTCGCTCGTCGGCGGCGGGCCCGTCAACGGGCGCCGCGGCGGGCGCGTCGATTCCGGGCGCAACGGTCGCAACGACCGCAACGATCGGTCGGCATCGAAGCGGAACGGTCACGACGAGTCCGGCCGGCGGGACGCGCCCGACGAGCGCGAGCGACGGACGAACGGCGCGGACCGCGACCCGGCGGAGCGCGACGACGCGGCGCGCGAGGCGGAGGCGGACCGACGCGACGGGCACCGCGACGACCGGCGCGACCGGAACGGTTCCGCGCGACCGATGAACGATCCGAATCCCCGTTCCGACCGCGCCGATCCGGCCGACGGAGGGTGGGGAGATGGGCGTTAG
- a CDS encoding flagellin, whose amino-acid sequence MGVSVSASTAIIVAGLFFAFTTFYPVAANGLDRVSDAQHGINERALERQNTDFAVTNATYDTDTETLTVNATNEGAIGLVAGDATLVVGNEYVDVGGANASTTVDGDGDTALWLGDETLTVRVTQGETETTIDDGTRVVLVVESGVRDAATVTEVGA is encoded by the coding sequence ATGGGCGTTAGCGTCTCCGCGTCCACGGCCATCATCGTCGCGGGGCTGTTCTTCGCGTTCACGACGTTCTACCCCGTGGCGGCCAACGGGCTCGACCGCGTCTCCGACGCCCAACACGGCATCAACGAGCGCGCGTTGGAGCGGCAGAACACCGACTTCGCGGTGACGAACGCGACCTACGACACCGACACCGAGACCCTCACCGTCAACGCCACCAACGAGGGGGCGATCGGCCTCGTCGCGGGCGACGCGACGCTCGTCGTCGGTAACGAGTACGTCGACGTGGGCGGGGCGAACGCGTCCACGACCGTCGACGGCGACGGCGACACCGCGCTCTGGCTCGGCGACGAGACCCTCACCGTGCGGGTCACACAGGGCGAGACGGAGACGACGATCGATGACGGCACGCGGGTCGTCCTCGTCGTCGAGTCCGGCGTCCGCGACGCCGCGACCGTGACGGAGGTGGGCGCGTAG